Genomic window (Chitinophagales bacterium):
TAATTCATTTCCCGATGCGCTATATGTGGTAGATGTAAACTGGGGCATTAGCTGCGACCCGAGCCGAGCAGTAAACACCACCCGCAGCAACATAAAGCACAAAGGCATTATTGATGTGCCACTGGCAATTGGTAATAAATGGCAGGAAGCCGTTCAGGTGTTTCCCAATCCGGCAAAGGACAGGGTGCGTGTAATGCTACCCAATGGAATAACCGTTGAAGCCATTAAGCTGATTAACAGCTACGGGCAATTAGTAAAGGAGACAAGAAACTCAGGCAACGAAGAGATTGAATTATCTGGCATTCCGGCCGGTGTTTATGGTTTATGGATAGAAACGAATACCGGAAGATTGGTGAGAAAAGTGGTGATTGAATGGTAATACCAAAGCACACAGATAACGCGGATAGATATGATTAAGAAGTGGATAAAATCTGTGCTTATCTTTTTCATCTGTGTCATCAGTGTGCCGTTCTCATCAAATGCACAACGCTACCCCTTCCGCAACTTTACCGTAACTGATGGTCTGGGCAGTTCATCTGTTAATCACATATTTCAGGATAGCAAAGGATATTGGTGGTTTGCCACACAAGGCGGAGGAGTAAGCCGTTTTAACGGCAAGGAATTTACTACCTACACCAAAAAGCACGGACTGGTAAACAACGATGTTACCTACATTGCCGAAGATAAAAACCACCATATATGGATAGCCACCGCTGCGGGAGTATCAGAGTTTAACGGTATCAACTTCAAAAACTACAGAGCACAGCAAGGGCTAACCGATGGCGTGGTTTATTGCATTTATGCCGATACCCAAAACACCCTTTGGTTTGCCACACAGGATGACGGGGTACGAAAACTCACCAACGGTAAAATAGACTCCATAACTACTTATGAAAACTTACCGAGTAACGAAGTATATACCATTACTCAGAGCAGCGATGGGGTTATGTGGTTCGGTTTGTATGGCGGCATTGTAAAATACACAGCCGGTAAAGCAGAAGTGCTGAAGGAATATTCCGATAAAACCTTTTTCTGTTCGCTATACCATAACAATACCGTATGGTTCGGCTCCACCAATGGCGATTTGGTTTCGGTTTCGCCCATAAATAATACAACACAAAAGATTTTTCTTCCCCCTGTTGCAGCCAGGGATTTTATAGGAGGACTGACAGCCGATTTACACGGCAATATTTGGATAGCCTTGGAACACGGCTTGCTGAAATACGGCAATTCAGGTTATCAGTTATTTACGGGAAAAGAAGGGCTATCGGTAAACACCGTGCAAACTGTATTAGCAGATTACGAGGGAAACATTTGGGCAGGTACGCTTAATGGTGGTGTTAACCTGCTAAGCACCGAAGCTTTTACAGCCTACACCGAAAAAGACGGGCTAAAAAACCCGAATGTTACCTGTGTGGCACAGAGCACTAATAACGCTGTGCTCTATGTAGGTACTGATGCAGGGCTATATACCTTTCAACCTTTGGCAAAAGAGAAATTTGTAAAAACAACTCATCCTGTTCTGGCTACTGCCAACATTACTTCCATTTCTGCCGATGGCGAAAACAGATTATGGCTATGCACCGATGGAGGCGTTCTTGTGGTGCAAATAAGAGGCAATAGTATTTCGCTTGTAAAGAACTTGACTCAAATAGCCGGACAGGATGTAATAAGTCCGTTAAAAGTGATACATAATAAGAATGGAAACACATGGATAGCCACTTATGGTTCGGGGGTATTTTGCATAAATGGTACAAAGGAGGTTGCTTACAATAAACAGAACGGATTTACTTCAGACAATATTCTTACCGTTTACGAAGACCATGAATCGAATATCTGGTTCGGAACACAGGATGCCGGTGTGGTGAAATACGATGGCAAAAGTTTTCAGCGATTAAATATCTCGGAGTTGAATAACGAATCGGTATGGTCAATAGCCGAAAGCAATGATGGCAGCCTTTTCTTCGGCACCGGTGAATCGGGCTTATGTATTTACCGTCAGAGAAAAACTCAATACATAACCACTTCCAACGGGCTTAGTTCCGATTTTATTCCATCACTTATATGGAATGAAAAGCAAAAGTGCCTTTGGTTGGCAGGCGAAAAAGGAATAGATAAACTATGCTTCAATAACGATTTATCAACGCCTGAGATAAAAAGCTACAAACGTGAAACAGGCTTTGGCGTGGCATCGGTTAACCACCACGGTATTGTTGCTGCTGATGAGGATAATTTATGGCTATGTACTGTTAAGGGTTTATGGCATTACAACCGCCAGCTTGATTTTACCCGCAACACTTTCCCGAAACTGCAACTAACTAACCTGCAACTGTTTTACGGAAAAGAACCACTGGCACCGTACTACACCCAATTAGATACAGGGACTAACCTGCCTGTTAACCTTCATCTGCCTTACAATAAAAATCACCTTACTTTTAGTATAAGGGCATTAACTACTGCCGCAGCTTCGTATATTTTTCAATTAAGTGGTCAGGATAACGAATGGTCATCTCCTACAGTTAATAATGAGATTACCTACACTAACATACCCCCCGGCAATTATGTGTTTAAAGCAAAATCCATTGTAAACGGAGTGGAGGCAAAAGATGAAGTATCCTTTGCTTTTACCGTGCATTCCCCTTGGTGGAAAACTTGGTGGTTTTATGCATTGATATCCTTTACATCTATTGCAGGCTTTACATTATTTGTAAAAACACGCGAAAAGATGCTGCGTGAACAAAACCTGAAACTGGAACATACCGTAGCCGAGCGCACACAGGAAATTGTGGAGCAAAAGAAAGTGGTGGAAAAAGCACTTGGTGAAAAAGAAGTGCTGTTGAAAGAGATTCATCATCGTGTGAAGAACAATCTGCAAACTATTTCCAGTATGCTTATGCTGCAAAGCACAGGATTAAAAGATGAAGCAGCCAAAAGAGCCATTACTGAAAGCCAAAGCAGAGTTCGCTCTATTGCTTTGGTGCATCAAAAACTTTATCAAACCGATGGACTGGAAAAGGTTGAACTGAATGGCTTTGTAAATGACTTGGCAAAGCAGATACAATCGCTATACCGTTCTACTGACAAAAAAATTACCGTTCACATCAACATCCCCGAAACCTATATCCCCATTGACAAAGCCATTCCGCTGGGGCTTATCCTAAACGAGCTTTTCACTAATTCGCTCAAATACGCCTTTGAAAATTCCAAGCAGGGACATGTTGAGATTGTTCTCACTCCGGTCAATGTGGAAAACATTCTATCTTCCGCTTCGCGTAAGGTAAAACTTGTTTACCGCGACTCAGGCAAAGGTTTTTCATTTAATGAACTATCGAAAACATCTAACACTTTGGGAATTCGACTTATTAACCTATTATCCGCACAAATAGGATCTGAATTAGCTTATTCCAACGAACATGGTAGCTGTTTTGAGTTGGCATTTTCCGTTAATGTTTAAATAAGAAACAGATATTTTTCCTATTTTCACTTACATATTTGGAAACATGACTCCCCTTAAGGTAGGTATTATTGAAGATGACCTGTTAATTGCTGAAAGTATTTATATCGCTTTACAGCAAATTGGTTACATACCTATACGCCCTGTACGCAACTACTCCGATGCATTAACAATGATTGCCAAAGAAAAACCAGACTTTTTATTGGTAGATATTATTTTGGAAGGCGAAAAGGACGGGGTTGATTTGGCAAACGAAATTAATAAGTACTTCGCTATTCCCTTTATTTTCCTAACAGCAAATAGCGATGCGGGCACTGTCAATCGCGCTAAACAAGTAAACCCCTTTGCTTATTTGGTAAAACCTTTTACTGAAAACGATTTGTATAGCTCTATTGAAATTGCAGTAAGCAATTTTAACAGTCAAAAAAAGGTACAGCCGGAAACTACTCCTATATTCAATGATACCCTATTTGTAAAAGAAGCTGAGGTTTACCGAAAAATTGCTACTGATGACATTTTGTATATCGAGAGCAATAATGTTTATCTGCACTTACATACAGCCGATAAAAGTTACTTAGTGCGGGAAAAGCTGGAGGATTTCATTGCTAAATTATCTGCTAAAGATTTTGTAAGAGTACATCGCAGCTACGCAATAAACTTTAATCAACTTGATGCTATACACGGTCTGTCAGTAATAGTAAAGGGAAAAGAAATACCTCTAGGCAGGAACTACAGAAATGATTTATTGCAAAGAACAATGTTGTTTAAATAAATATCGTGTTTTTGAACTTTTGTGCGTTCATCATACATATCAATGTTAAACTATTTCTACCAAAACAAAAATGTATATTAAGACCACTGCAAAGTTGGCTTAAAAAATCAGCAGTAATTTTCAAAGTTTAGAGTTGTCCTAAAGTTTTAGATTAAGAGTTTGCGTTGCTATATTGGGGACTGCAACTTTGCCCTTTGAGCGAATTTGAAGGTTGCTTTTATTCCTTTTTATGAACTCAACCAACTCCGGCTATCTGTATAGGATTCGGCTGCGGTGTGGGCTTTAATTCTATCTTTTCAACTTTGTAACTCCATAAAAAAGATACACCTCTCAATAATTTTGAGCTACCGAACTTGGCATAGGCTGTGCCTACCTACGCCCAGAAGAGAGAATTAAAAATGGTAAAAGCAAGCCTGCAAACCGACATTGATATCTATTAGAGCAACTGCCTTTTTCGCCTTCCCATTTAGCGCTTGATTCTTGCCAAGCGATTGTTACATTTAATGCCTAAACAACAATCCATGAGTATGCTTTCTACTTCGGTAAACACCAACTCCGACTTGTATAAAAGCAACTACCAAGCCATGCAGCAATTGGTAGAAAAATTAAACGCGCTAAAGAAAGAAGCCAGCTACCAAGGCAAAGAACGGCATCTTCAAAAAGCAAAAGCTGAGGGTAAATTTTC
Coding sequences:
- a CDS encoding LytTR family transcriptional regulator DNA-binding domain-containing protein, which gives rise to MTPLKVGIIEDDLLIAESIYIALQQIGYIPIRPVRNYSDALTMIAKEKPDFLLVDIILEGEKDGVDLANEINKYFAIPFIFLTANSDAGTVNRAKQVNPFAYLVKPFTENDLYSSIEIAVSNFNSQKKVQPETTPIFNDTLFVKEAEVYRKIATDDILYIESNNVYLHLHTADKSYLVREKLEDFIAKLSAKDFVRVHRSYAINFNQLDAIHGLSVIVKGKEIPLGRNYRNDLLQRTMLFK